AACAGACGCTGAAAGAGCATACAAACAGGCGATCGAACAGACTATCACGCAAGGCATCGCACGATTCGAAAGCGCTCTTGCAATTTTGAACGCAAAGCCGATCGAAAACATATCGCAACTGCTTGAGGCGATAGCCAATGCGACGCCAGAGACGGTACAAAACGTTCTTGCTGCCATCAACAATCTCAAACAAAAAGAGATACAGGATGCACAAAAGAGCTATAACGACAGGATTAATCAGCTAAACAAAGAGAAAAGCGTTATACAAAATATTACGCGCTATCTCGATCAGCTCAGGCGCGGTGCCGACAGACTTCGAGCAATTGCCCTCAGAGGCACGACGTACGCAAAAGATCGGTTCTACGAATATCTTGGCAGAGTCAGAAACGATCTTGCAAACGGAATAAATCCGGATAAAGACGTAGAAAATCTATTGAACTATGCTTCAGCGTATCAGGAGTATCTCAAACAGAACTCATCGACACAAAAGGAGTATCTGTTTGAAACTAACAAGATGGCAAATCTGCTTGACGATATGGCGGATAGATACGATGTAAAATCCAATACAGACAGGATCGAGTCTGCAATCGTAGAGGCGAATATTGACTTGCAAAACAAAATAAGTGAGATCAACGAGACTTATCAGCGATACATGGAAATGCTCAAACTCACCATCGAGCGCGAGTATCAATCTTTCGTGGATCAGATGATCGATCAGTATGCCGAATATCTTGGCTACGATTCGCCTATCGTTCAACAGCTGATACAGCTGCAAAACGCAATTATGGCTGCAATCCAGGACAGCCAAAACAAGGTTGCGAGCTACCAGGTCCTTACCGCTCCAAGCGATAGCAGCGGAGGAGGAAGTGAAGCATACAATCTTGTCTATCAAACATACATGGAAGTGCTTGGTCGTCCGCCTGATACAGATGCCGCAGGATGGGTCGAAGCTGTCAAAAGCGGTGATATAGCGCCTCAGGATTTGGCAAAGTCCATCTCCTATGCTGCAACGCAACTGTTCGATGAGAGTTCGTACAATGGAGACGTGCCGCATGAGGTGATCGAGGAATCCATCAAAAACGCTGCAAACTATGCGATCTTACATCCGTTTGCAGAGGGAGGTATCGTTACGGCACCTACAGCAGCATTGATTGGGGAAGCTGGTTATCATGAGGCGGTCATTCCACTCAAAGACCCAAACGATCCTTTGAATCAAAAAGAACTCATTACAGAGATACGAGCACTCAGAAGAGAAGTAGCAGCACTCAAGGAATACAACAAAGAAACGGCGAACAATACAAAAGTATTGCAGACTGACAGGAGATTTGCATGAGATACGTCCAGCCAAGAACAACGATACTGTCAGTGACCGACAACGGATATACCTACACCAAGACGGTATATGAAGCACCAGCTAACATCAGCGGTGTAACGGACGAAACATATCCAAACTATGATCCAGCTGCTACATATAATACGGGTGACTATGTCATCGTCCCAGAACTCAAAACGATATACAGATGTGCAGCAGACAACGTCAGCGGTGTGTTTCCCCCATCCGACCAGTCCAAATGGATCGACTGGGGATTTGTGAACTCCTACAAAATGCTCTCAACGGACGAGCAAATAGGCGCACAATCAGTTGGGGAGAATATCACGCTGGAAATGCCATTTAGCAGATGCGATACCGTAGGACTTGTGAATATCCATTTCGCACAACTGCTTCTTGAGCTGATAGACAATGATAAAAATCCGATTACGGGCGAAATTGTAGGGACTGGTGATGGCACTACAACAACGTTTCAACTTGCGAATACAAATATCGTCAAAGATTCGGAGACCATATACGTTAACAGTGTAGTGCAGACGAGAGATACCGACTACACGATAGACAATGCTCTGGGGCAGATTACGTTC
This region of Nitratiruptor sp. YY08-10 genomic DNA includes:
- a CDS encoding DUF2460 domain-containing protein, which gives rise to MRYVQPRTTILSVTDNGYTYTKTVYEAPANISGVTDETYPNYDPAATYNTGDYVIVPELKTIYRCAADNVSGVFPPSDQSKWIDWGFVNSYKMLSTDEQIGAQSVGENITLEMPFSRCDTVGLVNIHFAQLLLELIDNDKNPITGEIVGTGDGTTTTFQLANTNIVKDSETIYVNSVVQTRDTDYTIDNALGQITFTTAPADGAAITADYQFADEVRVVSGRDIGCISFSEYFYDEIKEKTRVIATDIKWLPNATLRLTFDGGTEGVVKIGSIVIGSARDLGLTLYGTELSFEDKSKIQNDEFTNTRKVIRYGHVRVLKAKVVFDVPDFNVVAQKVGEIVGKNVLFIPDETDRFSEMTNIAYIEDFSMPIDNPVKFETTTTIVGVA